The following are from one region of the Aspergillus chevalieri M1 DNA, chromosome 1, nearly complete sequence genome:
- a CDS encoding putative alpha-L-rhamnosidase A (COG:G;~EggNog:ENOG410PG45;~InterPro:IPR035396,IPR008928,IPR035398;~PFAM:PF17390,PF17389;~SECRETED:SignalP(1-19);~go_process: GO:0005975 - carbohydrate metabolic process [Evidence IEA]), with amino-acid sequence MWSLPFLLGPSLLAAVSQASKTPYDQYILAPSSRNLVPESIYQINGSVSNADVLTNPGSGNAIFNGPASVTFDFGRNIGGIVSLDIASASSFDAFVGVTFTESSLWISSEACDATADAGFDSPLWFPVGQGPGKYTAEKKHIRGAFRYMTVVTNTTASVSVRSVRVKYTAAPTQDLRAYNGYFHSDDELINRIWYAGAYTLQLCTIEPSTGDSLTTLGDISSTDNITLPETVPWYNNYTISNGSSVLTDGAKRDRLIWPGDMSIAVESAAVSTGDLESVKNALEALFSQQKANGRLPYAGRPFTDQVSFPYHLHSLIGVSDYYRLTGDRTWLSKYWNQYKRGVQWALSSVDQTGLANITASADWLRFGMGAHNIEANAILYYVLDQAQDLATTLHDQTATNWSSIASGIKAAANQRLWDSDAGLYRDNETTTLCPQDGNSWAIKANLTLSKKQSSRVSSSLRSRWGLYGAPAPEAGKTVSPFISGFELQAHYLSGNADSALALMRTQWGFMLDDPRMTNSTFIEGYSTDGSLVYAPYNNDPRISHAHGWSAGPTAALMFYAAGLHLTGPAGSTWKFAPQPGNLTDVDAGFSTKLGAFSTKFSRTDDGFQRLSFNAPNGTTGDVELAGTRGSLVSREGKQVELVDGKAKGLAGGHWELK; translated from the exons ATGTGGTCTCTGCCGTTCCTCCTAGGTCCGTCTCTCTTGGCCGCCGTGAGCCAGGCCAGCAAGACGCCATATGATCAATACATTCTCGCTCCCTCCTCACGGAATCTGGTCCCTGAATCCATCTACCAGATCAATGGTTCGGTTTCGAACGCAGATGTCCTGACCAACCCAGGCTCGGGAAATGCCATATTCAACGGCCCTGCATCCGTGACTTTCGACTTTGGCCGGAACATCGGTGGCATCGTCTCTCTCGACATCGCATCCGCTTCATCCTTCGATGCATTCGTGGGCGTCACCTTTACGGAATCCAGTCTCTGGATCAGCAGCGAGGCTTGTGATGCGACAGCAGACGCAGGATTCGACTCACCCCTATGGTTCCCGGTGGGTCAGGGCCCTGGGAAGTATACCGCTGAAAAGAAGCATATTCGCGGTGCATTCCGGTACATGACGGTGGTAACCAACACGACGGCGTCGGTTTCTGTTCGCAGCGTTCGCGTGAAGTACACGGCTGCTCCGACTCAAGACCTCAGGGCGTACAACGGGTACTTCCACAGCGACGACGAACTGATCAATCGGATCTGGTATGCCGGTGCATACACCCTCCAGCTCTGCACGATCGAACCCTCCACCGGCGACAGTTTGACGACTCTGGGAGATATCTCGTCCACTGACAATATCACCCTTCCCGAGACCGTCCCATGGTACAACAACTACACAATCTCCAACGGCAGCAGCGTGCTGACCGACGGCGCAAAACGAGACCGCCTCATCTGGCCCGGCGATATGTCCATCGCGGTGGAAAGCGCTGCAGTTAGCACGGGCGATCTGGAAAGCGTGAAGAACGCGCTCGAAGCCCTGTTCTCCCAGCAAAAGGCCAACGGCCGCTTGCCTTACGCCGGCCGGCCGTTCACCGACCAAGTCAGCTTCCCGTATCATCTGCACAGTCTGATTGGTGTCTCGGACTACTACCGCTTGACTGGAGATCGCACATGGCTGTCCAAGTACTGGAATCAGTATAAGCGTGGTGTACAATGGGCCTTGTCGAGTGTTGACCAGACGGGCCTGGCCAATATTACCGCTTCTGCGGACTGGTTGCGTTTTGGCATGGGTGCTCAT AACATCGAAGCAAACGCCATCCTCTACTACGTCCTCGATCAAGCCCAAGACCTAGCAACCACCCTCCACGACCAAACTGCGACCAACTGGAGCAGCATTGCCTCGGGCATCAAAGCAGCTGCCAACCAGCGCCTCTGGGACAGCGACGCAGGACTATACCGCGACAATGAAACCACTACTCTCTGCCCTCAGGACGGAAACTCCTGGGCCATCAAGGCAAACCTCACTCTTTCCAAGAAGCAATCTTCCCGTGTGTCCTCCTCGCTCCGCTCCCGCTGGGGTTTGTACGGTGCACCCGCCCCCGAAGCTGGAAAAACCGTGTCTCCATTCATCAGCGGGTTCGAGCTGCAAGCGCACTATCTTTCCGGAAACGCCGACTCAGCCCTCGCGCTCATGCGCACACAGTGGGGATTCATGCTCGATGATCCACGCATGACCAACTCGACCTTCATCGAAGGCTACTCGACGGACGGGTCACTCGTGTATGCGCCGTACAACAACGACCCGCGCATCTCGCATGCACACGGCTGGTCCGCAGGCCCAACGGCCGCATTGATGTTCTACGCGGCTGGTCTACAtctgactggaccagcaggGTCGACGTGGAAGTTTGCGCCGCAGCCCGGAAATTTGACGGATGTGGACGCCGGGTTTTCAACAAAGCTGGGTGCGTTCTCGACCAAGTTCAGTCGGACGGATGACGGGTTCCAGCGGTTGTCGTTTAATGCGCCTAATGGGACGACGGGGGATGTTGAGTTGGCTGGGACTAGGGGGTCTTTGGTTTCGAGGGAGGGAAAGCAGGTCGAGCTTGTTGATGGGAAGGCGAAGGGTTTGGCGGGTGGACACTGGGAGCTGAAATAA